The following proteins come from a genomic window of Salvia hispanica cultivar TCC Black 2014 chromosome 4, UniMelb_Shisp_WGS_1.0, whole genome shotgun sequence:
- the LOC125218213 gene encoding E3 ubiquitin-protein ligase RDUF2-like has protein sequence MDSAQQSLWCYQCKRMVMVESQFCPHCRDTSFNPLIVLRNEAVGRGFQFYYDDESGGGVRPLPSSVSESLLGFGSQAMLERVLGIGFSMWACPDNPPASKHAVASLPAVQIQACHVDVEPHCAVCTDAFVLGSEALKMPCKHLFHAECIFPWLNLHNSCPVCRHELPAGQSGAVGIAIWRLPGAGFALGRFVVGEMPRPVVFSDVEWGLAFTGGALRAIQWRPRRAGALRRFFCSIFRRGRSSSGPGPGPLRRSRSTTLTPIEQQ, from the coding sequence ATGGATTCGGCCCAGCAGTCTTTGTGGTGCTATCAGTGCAAGAGGATGGTCATGGTTGAGTCGCAATTCTGTCCGCACTGCCGCGACACCTCCTTCAATCCGCTCATAGTCCTCCGGAACGAGGCCGTGGGGCGGGGCTTCCAGTTCTACTACGATGACGAGTCGGGTGGAGGGGTCCGGCCTCTGCCTTCCTCTGTTTCGGAGTCATTGCTCGGGTTCGGATCCCAGGCGATGCTGGAGCGCGTCTTGGGGATCGGCTTCAGCATGTGGGCCTGCCCGGATAATCCGCCCGCCAGCAAGCACGCTGTGGCGTCCCTGCCCGCGGTGCAGATCCAGGCCTGCCACGTGGACGTGGAGCCACACTGCGCCGTGTGCACGGACGCCTTCGTGCTCGGTTCGGAGGCCCTCAAGATGCCCTGCAAGCACCTCTTCCACGCCGAATGCATATTCCCGTGGCTCAATCTCCACAACTCCTGCCCGGTTTGCCGCCACGAGTTGCCGGCCGGTCAGTCGGGGGCCGTGGGGATTGCCATCTGGCGGTTGCCCGGCGCCGGATTCGCCTTGGGGAGATTCGTTGTGGGAGAGATGCCGCGGCCGGTGGTGTTCTCCGATGTGGAATGGGGTCTCGCCTTCACCGGCGGCGCGCTGAGGGCAATTCAGTGGCGGCCGCGGAGGGCCGGTGCTTTGCGTCGATTTTTCTGTTCGATTTTTCGGAGGGGGCGGTCGAGTTCGGGTCCGGGTCCGGGTCCGTTGAGGAGGAGCAGGAGCACAACTCTGACACCCATTGAGCAGCAATAG